The genomic region GCGCCCGAAGAAGCGCTGCCGTTCGGCTTCGTCGCGCAGATTGCTGATGAATACGACGTCCACAACGGGTTGTCCGGTCAGGATGCGCCACCAGGCACGATAATCACAGATTGCCACCAGCCAGCGCCACAGTTCTCCGAGCATCTTGTTCACTCCTTGTGAAAATTGAATGAACGTATTGTCGGAAAACGGTAGGCTCGCTTGAATACGCAAATTTGCGTAATTCACCGACTAAATCGAACGATCCTTCAATATGGAGTTGCCGATGTCCTGTTTTGTTCCGGTTGCCCTTGCGCATGCCAGTCGCCTGATTAACCATGGCCCGACCGTACTGGTGACGACCGCGCACAATGGCCGCCGCAATATCATGGCGGCTGCCTGGTCGATGCCCGTCGAGTTCACCCCGCCGCGCATTGCGATCGTCATCGATAAACGTACCCTGACTAAAGAGATGATTGCCGCGAGTGGCGTATTTGCGGTGTGCATTCCGGGTGTGGCGCAGGCAAAGCTGACCTACGCGGTCGGCACTTGCAGTGGCCGGGATGTCGACAAATTTGCGCACTATGCTATTGACGCGGCGACTGGTCCGGTGACGGGTGTGCCAGTGCTGGAGTTAGGTTGTTCCGCGTGGATGGAATGCCGGCTGATTCCCGAGGCGCATACTGAACAGGCTTACGATACCTGCTTTGCCGAAGTGGTATCGGCCGCAGCCGACCCGTGCATTTTCTGCGAGGGACACTGGAATGTGGATGAGCGCAATGGCGATCTCCATACGATTCATCATGTGGGGGCTGGGAAGTTTGTGTCGGGTGGGGGGATGTTTGGGGTTGGGGCGAACAATGTTTGACCGCCCTTTTGCACTTACCTTACCCCTTACCCCTTGTCCTGCTGATGCTGGGAGTCGGCATTTCACTCACGGTGCAATGGAATGCCCCAACGCTATCGCATAAGGAATGGCGAGATGTGATCGCAAAAACGATGGAGGCACATGCTGCTGCATCGATCCACTCCTGCGGCGTAGTGTTTCTTGGTGAGGATGGTACCGCTGCTGATCAATGTGTTTCAATTGCAGAGCAAATTCATGCGCCATTCTGGGTGGTTTCTCAGGTGAAAGGGGAGGACACCTTTGTCTGGATTGCACTTCATCGTTCGCAGCAAGGACAATTGAGCCAGCTTACACTTGATTCATACGGGGGAAGAACAATGGACAAATTGGGCTGCATGTATCCGAACGCGTGTGTACGTCAAACAGGGTAAGTAAGTTGCCAGCGGCCAGGCGAGATGTTTTGGTGCCAGCGTTTGATTGTTTGTAAAACACCGGTTCGAATTTTGAATGGAGCTTAATTGTGAAAGTCTCCGTATTCGCAGACATCAACAGTACACCTGCAGAGTTGTTTCATTTGTCTCAGGATTATCAGCGGCGACTGGAGTGGGATGTGTATCTGTCAGAGGCATATCTGCTGGGTGATGCAATAGAAGCAAATGTCGGTGTGGATTCGTTTTGTAAAGGCACATCGGGAGCGGTGATGATCTCAAGGTATGTCTCCTTCACTCCGCCAAGTGTGGCGGCTGTCACCATGATCAAAGGCCCGCTTATCCTTGATCGATTTAGCGGGAGCTGGTCATTTAAATCATGTGAGGGTGGTACGCGAGTGACTTTCACTTATAACTTCAGAACGCGCCCAGCTTGGCTTCGCTCCATCATCGAACCATGTGTGGCTTGGCTTTATCGACGGGATATGGCGCGCAGATTACTTGCATTCAAGCGTTGGGTAGAAACCAAGAGCGGCGAAGCGAAATAAAAAAACAGGCGCCCTCAAGCGCCTGATCCAGTGAGCGAGTGGATTGAAAATCAGTGTTCGAAGGCGGGCAGGCGAAGCTGCTCTTCCTTGCTGAACATGCGATCGCGCAGTTGTTGTAGTGCGGTATCGGCATTGACGGTGCTGGCGCTCTGCAGAACGTGCTGTCGCGCTTGGGTATAGGATTCGATGCGCGCTTGCCAGGCAGACTCTTCTCGGTCTAGTTCGGCGAGACGCTGTGCCGCTTCTGCACCTACCGTCTGAGCGCGGATCTCAAAAATCTGCGCGGTGGAAGCGCCCTTGGCGCGCGCACTGTCCACGGCGGAGGCCAGAGAGAGATGGCTGATGCTAGCATCCCGCTGCTGGCGTTCGGCCACGGATAAGGTCGCATCCAGTGCAGCTTCGCGAGCCCGCTTTTCTGCGTCGCTCAGTCTGCTGTCATTACGCAGGGCAACCCGCTGAAGTGCCAGATCGTCTTCACGGTCGTTGCTGCCGAACAGTGCCGCAATTTCCTTTTCAGAAAAAAATTGTTTCCGCGTGTCACGGTAGCGTTGCAGGCGAGTCTGCAATGCGCTGAGAGACTGACCCGACTGATCGGCGGAAAGCTTGATGCCTTTGAGTGCTTCGCGGAAAGACAGATAGCGTCCCAGCAGTTCCTTGGCCTGTTTGGCTGCGGATAGGGCAAGATCTTGATCGAGCGAAGCTTCGATTTCGCTGCGAATCTGGCCGAGTGATTTTTCGCCGCTTTGCGATAGGAAGTACTCGAAGCGGCGCAGGAGTTCGGGGCTGAGAACCAGTTCGCCCTCTTCGCTGCGAATATACCCATCCATACGGGTACCGAAGAGCGAACCACCTGCCGCAACATGTTGCGGCGCTGGTGATAAGGTGGCGACCGGGGCGGAGGCGTTGGCGTCTGGCCTGACCATCCAGATGATCAGGCCACCCGCTGCAGCGCTACTGACTGCAAGGGCGGCCCAACGCATTACACACCTGCCTGTTGCAGACGATTGGCGTGTTGACGGAAGAGTGTGACCGGGCTGGTTTCGAACCAGCTGACCAGACCGAAGAGCTGGTTGATTTCGTCGGCGTGGTTCATGGTGTAGTTGTCACGGATCACGGTGCCGAGGTGAGTGGCGCAGGCACTGACCAGTCCATCATTGGCTTCGCCGCCAAAGGCCAGGCCAGTTGTCACCAGCAGGGCATCGCTGGCATCCAGCAAATGGGTCAGCGTGCTGCTGCCGCTCCAGGAATAGTAGCGTACGCCATTGGCGACGGCGGCACCCTGGCCGCAGGCCGTTGTCGGCACACCGGCCGGGTACTTGGCGTTGAAAGCATTCATGCCCGGCGTGGACAGATCGTACAGCGCAGCTTTTGCGTCTTGCGGAAGCCCTGAGTGGCCAGAGACCAGTGCGACCAGACTACCGAATGCGTTGGCGATGCTGGAAGCGACGCTATTGGAAATCGAGCCATTGGGCAAGGTGCCTGCGACAACATCGGCAAACTTCGAGCCCTTGTTTACTCCCCCCACAGTGCTGACCGATGCCACCAGCTGTGGCGCGACCGCAGCGACGTACCGGCTGGTTGGCGCGCCCTGGCTGTGGCCAATCAGGTTCACTTTCTGTGCGCCGGTGATAGCAAGGATCTGTTTGACCTGACTGAGCAGCTGTTCGCCGCGCACGGCATTGCCGTTGACAGCGGAAACGTCAGCGATGAAGACCCTGGCGCCATCTTTTTGCAGCGCGCTGGCGACGCCGTTGAAATAGTCGACACCCAGTGCTTTGTCGAAGCCGAACAGGCCATGTACAAGAACGATGGGGTATTTGGTTTGGGTATAGCCTGCAGCAAAAGAAGGGATCGACAGGGCGAAGCAAAGCAGGACGCTGCCGAGGCGCCGGATGGTGCGTGTCATCGAGTTGTCTCCAGTTTTAGTGTGTGTGCCGGTGTTGAACCGGCCAGGTGACGCAACCATCTTCGGGTTGTCATCACCATCTAGCGCTCACTAGAACTGAGCGCTTGCTATGGAGTATTGGCAGGTCTTTCGGTTAAATCAATTTTGGATTCAAAGAGTTGTCACTTTGCGGCAACAAAAGTGTGCGAACGGGCGTTTGAAATTAGGTGCCGAAATCCCAGTCAGACCCTGAATAGAGTGAATTGCTGGAGCGGTAGATTGGCGGCAAAATGTAATGGCGGTAAGTCGATCTAAATAAACCGGACAAATTGGGACAGGAAGAGGAATGCTAAAATATCTTTTGCTAATGGCTTGTTTGAGTTCGGCTTACGCCGATACGATTTATCGATGCACAGAAAAGGGCAAAGTCACGCTGCAACAGACGCCGTGCCCGGTTACGTCAAAGGAGAAAACGGTCAATCTGGTGCCCAATGTGATTGATCGTAGAGAAGGGCGAATGAATGATCGAGCAACTGCAGAGCGTGTAGAGCGGCAGCAATTTGTGCAAGCACAAGCGAGAGCACAATACGAGGACGATCCTTGGGAGCGAGATCGAAGAGAACGCGAGCGCAAAGCGCAGTCTATTGAGTGCGGCAATGCCAAACGTACCGTTGAGCATTACCGTGCGACCAATAAAATCTCTCGTAATTCGCGGGAGTGGGAAGGTGCAATGAATGCGTGTTGGCGGGATTGCGGCATTTATTGCTAATTAAGTCTCGGTACGGACATGCGCGTACAGCTGGAAATCGCTCGGCTGGCCGCGCACCATGCGCAGGCAGTGCAAGGTGCCTTCATGGATGAATCCGGCGCGTTCTAGCACGTGAATTGAGCGGGTATTATCCACATGGGCATGCGTCTGCACCTGGATGATGCCGACTTCGCTGTGTACCCAATCGAGCAAGGGCGGAATCAACTGCGCCAGTGTGCGTTTACCCCATGCTTTACGGGATAGATCGTAGGCGAGTTCGGCGGTGCAATGCGCAGGCTGAACTGAATGAAAGCCGATGGAGCCAATTTGTGTATCGGCCGCATGGCTGGCCGGATCGTATATCGCATGCACCAGCTCCGAGACCGCTTTGAGTACCCTGCTGGTGTGATCGAGAAAACCAGGGACGGTCAGGTAGTCGAACCAGTCTTGCAGATCGCTTTCGCGAATCGGACGCAGATAGACATGTTCTGTTCGGATGTCGGGTAGCTGACTAAATTGCATGGTCAGCCCCCGAATTGCTGCCGCAGGACATTCTTCTGTACCTTGCCCATGGTGTTGCGCGGCAAGTCGTCGACAAGATGAACAGCTTTTGGCACCTTGAAGTTTGCCAGCGTGGCTTTAAGGGTGGCAATGATGTCGGCCGGACTCAATGCGGCACCCGCTGCAGACGTGTCCCGAACCACGACTGCCGTGACCGCTTCGCCGAAATCTGCATGCGGCAGTCCGATGACGGCCGATTCCACCACGCCGGGCAAGGCGTCGATCAGCTCTTCGATTTCCTTGGGATAGACATTGAGGCCGCCGGTGATGATCAGATCTTTGGATCGTCCGGAAATCGACAGATAGCCATCGTCGCTCCAGCTACCCATGTCGCCCGTTTTGAACCAGCCATCGGCAGTGAATTCTTCACGCGTTTTTTCCGGCATGCGCCAGTAGCCCGCAAACACATTGTCACCCTTGACCTGAATGTGTCCGACTTCACCCGTCGCACAGGGCAATCCGTCGTCATTGAAAACGCGCACCTGTGTACAGGGAAGAGGCTGGCCGACCGTGCCGCCCCGGCGTTCGCCTAGATACGGGTTGGACGTGAACATCCCGCCTTCGCTCATGCCATAGCGTTCGAGAATGGTATGGCCGGTACGCTCGGTGAACTGGGTAAAGGTTTCTTTGAGCAGCGGCGCCGAGCCGGAAATAAACAGGCGGATGGATGCGGCGATCTCACGAGTAAAGGCTTCGTTTGCCAATAGACGCGTGTAGTAGGTCGGCACGCCCATGAAAACGGTCGACTTTGGCAGCAGCTCAATGGCACGCTTGGGGTCGAATTTTGGCTCGAAATACATGGACGAGCCATTGAGTAGCATGCAGTGGCAGGCCACGAATAATCCGTGAATATGGAAGATGGGCAGCATGTGCAGGAGCACGTCGTTGGGCTGGAAATGCCATGCGGTGTGAAGGGTGGTGACATTGGCGGCGAGATTACCATGCGTCAGCATCGCACCTTTGGATCGACCTGTTGTGCCAGATGTGTAGAGAATCGCGGCGAGATCATCTTTGTTGCGCGGAATCGTTGCAAAGGTATCGGGCAGGTCTGCTGCTGCATCCATGAGCGAGCCGTGGCCCGTATCGTCCAGTGTCAGCACATGCGGGGTGCCCGCACCCTGCGCCAGTTCGGTTGCCAGTGCCAGTTGCTCCGGTGCGCACACGAACAGTCCCGGCGTGGCATCGTTGAGAAAATAGTCGAGCTCGTGACGCTGGTAGGCCGGATTGATGGGCAGAAAGACGGTGCCCGCACGTAACGAGGCCAGATAGAGCGCCAGCGCCTCAGCGGTTTTGTCGACCTGAACGGCGACGCGATCACCGGGTTGCAGGCCGAGTTGAATGAGCAGATTCGCCAGTCGGGCGGCGGTGCGGTTGAGGTCGTCGTAAGTCCAGATGCTGCCATCCGGCAGGTACAGGCAGGGCGCATTGGCTTCTTTGGGGAAACGGGTAGCAAAGAGGTCGAAAAGGTTGGCGTTGGACATGGCATCTGTGTGCGTTGCGTGGGATGCGACACGCTATCACAGCACACAGATGCGGGGAAACCGGATGCGTCAGGCAGGTTTGCTGATCTTGCCCGAGCGGGTTGGCCCGACGACAGCCTCGATCTGTGCCTTTAACTCAAGACACATGCCCAGCATGAACAGCGCTTCGCAGGCCACAAACAGCGGGCCGATGATGAGACCGGTGAGATCATCGACAAAGGCGGGTTTGCGGCCCTCGAATACATGACCGACAAACTGGATGATCCAGCCCACCACAAAACCACCCACACCCAGCATCAGCCAGGTTTGCGTGTCCTGTGCTGCGGCAGCGTAGCCTGCCCAGACCGAGAGCGCCATCAGGATGGACATCAGGATGCCAATCGGGCGATTCAGGTTGAGGTAAAACAGACTGGCACCCGCCGCAACCACGGCCGCCGCACTGAAGCGCCAGCCGACGATCAGTACGGTTAGCTTGCTCAGCAGAATGGCGACTGACACCACAATCATGGGAATCCCGACAAAATGCGTGGCGATATTGCGCGTATCGCGGTGGTAGGCGGCGTAGTTGGCCAGATGGGCGTCGAGGGTTTTCACATTGTGTCTCCGGTGAGGTTTTCTGTATTCTGGTGCGGAGCCACCTCTATCGTCTGTCAAAAATCCGACATAGCACCAAAATGACACAATCCCATTCTGCACAAACTTTTGCACCGCTGTTGCGCACCGGTAGCTGGTTCGCCTCCTTGCCGGACACATTGCAGTCCGCCTTGCTGGCGCTCGCACAGGTGCGCCAGTTGGCCGCGGGCGAGACGCTGTTTGTGCGTGGCGATGCGCCGGATGGTCTGTATTGCGTCGTGGACGGCTGCATCCGGGTGTCTGGCCTTACTGAGTCAGGCAATGAGGCCTTGCTGGCGATGCTGGATGCACCCCAGTGGTTTGGCGAGATTGCGCTGTTCGATCGCAATGTGCGGACGCATGATGCGCGAGCTGAAGTGGCGAGTGTCCTGCTACATGTGCCGCAGAATCAACTGGAGGCGCTGCTGGATGCGCATCCGCATTTCTGGCGGCACATGGGGCGATTACTGACGCAACGACTGCGCATTCTCTTTGGCGCAGTGGAAGATTTGCTGCTGCTTGAACCCACCGAGCGCGTGGCACGGCGTCTGGCGTCGATGGCCACCGGCTACGGGGCGCTGGATGGCGCCAGCAAGCGCATGGTGCGGGTATCACAGGAACAACTAGGCACCATGCTGGCGCTGTCCCGGCAAACCGTGAATCAGGCGCTGAAGACGCTGGAGTCAACCGGGGCGATCAGGCGCAGCAGGGGGGAGATTGAGATTGTGGACATGTACGCGCTGCAATCTCAATCCAGATAAATGGCCTCAGGCGAGTCGATACCTCACCCGTAACCCCGCCTCCTTCCCCGGCTGAAAATGTATCCGCGACGCATCGCCGCCCACGGCCTTGATCAGGCGCGGGTTCATGACGTGGAACCACAGCGGGGGCAGGTAGGCGATGACAAACATCCCGAAATAGCCATTGGGCAGGGTGGGCAGATTGTCGAAATGGCGCAGCGACTGGTAGCGGCGCATCGGGTGGGCGTGATGGTCGGAGTGCCGTTGCAGGTGGAAGAGCGCCCAGTTGGAAAAAATGTGGTTGCTGTTCCATGAGTGATGGGGCTGGCAGCGCTCGTACTGACCGTTGTCCTGCTTGCGGCGCAAGAGACCGTAGTGCTCGATGTAATTGGCCGAGGTGAGCTGGAACCACGCCCAGACCGCGATCCCGAGCAGCATTGGCAAGATGGCGGTGCCGAGCCACACAATCATCCCCGTCCATAGCGCCAGCGTAATCAGACTGGTGATGATCAGCTCGTTATGCAGCGACAATGGCGCGAGCCCGGCCTGGCGGCAGCGTGCCCACTCCAGCTTCCATCCGCGCATCAATCCGCCCGGTAATTCCCGCAGCGCAAAGCGGTAGATGGATTCGCCCATACGCGAGGAGGCCGAGTCTTCCGGCGTGGATACATGCTTGTGATGCCCGCGATTGTGTTCGATGACAAAATGGCCGTATGCAAAAGGCGCGAGGACCAGTTGCGCCAGTCCGCGTTCGTGCGCCGGACGCTTGTGGCCCATTTCGTGCGCCAGATTGATCGCAAATCCGCCGATGCCACCGGCGATGATAATCACGGCAATTACGCCATGCAGTGGTAAGGTCTGCGTACCCAGAAACCATAGCGAGAACGCCCACGCAGCGCCCAGAATCGGCACCAGCGCAAAGGTGATGTAGCGATAGTAAGCCACTTGTTCAAGCGCGGGGACGGCGGATTCGGGCGGATTGGAGCGATCTTCACCCAGCAGCCAGTCCAGCATGGGCACCACGCCATACATCACCAGCAGCGGGAGCCATAGCATCCACGCGGCATGAAATTGCAGGTAGAGCAGAGGGCCGGCGCCAACCGTGGCCGGTACCGCCAGCGAGGCCAGCCAGACCCATTTCTTGCGGTCGCGGTACGGCAGATCTGCTGGGGTGAGATGCATGTCCATCGAATGTCTCCAGTGTGGGTGTTGTAAGCATGAGTATGCAAATGCACCCGTTTTGCTAACACCGTTGAAACTGTCAATTGATCGTCATAAAGTGACAAGTCGACTTTAAATTGCACAATCATGCTGAATTTTCCGGTGATCCATCCCACCTACATCCGCCTGCTCTGCCATGTGCTGCGCGAGCGTGGTGTCGCGCTTGCGCCTGTGCTGGCGGCGGGAGGGTTGGCGGAGGGAGAGCTGGGGCAACGCCGATTGCCGGTCGGACTGGCATCAACCGTGGCGCTCGTTGCAGCGGCGGAACAGGCTGCGGACTGTCCGTGGCTGGGGCTGATCTTCGGGCGGGCGCTGCCGCTAACGGCACATGGCCCGATTGGTTATGCAGCTGTCGCTAGCCCCGATGCCAGACGGATGCTGGAGGTGATTCAACGCTATGGCGGGATGCGTATGCCGGTGCTGTCGTTCGAGCTGATGCCGGATGAGGGCGGCGTGCGCTTGTTGGTGCATGAACGCATGTCGCTGGGGCCATTGCGGCGCTTTTTGCTGGATGGCGTGGTGGCGGCGTTTTGCCGTCTATTCGAGAGCAATCTGGGCGGCACGCTGGCGGGCGTGACGCTCGCGATACCGTGGTCGCAGCCAGACTGGCTGGATGAATATGAACAGGCGGCTGCAGGTGCCTCGATTATCTGGTCGGCACCCGTTTTGTCGTGGCGGTTTCCGGCAGCCTTTTTGCTGCGGCCGTGTCTGATGTCGGATGAGACCGCTGCGGTGGATATGCATGTACAGCAGCACATCGAATCGGAACTGCCTTTGTCGGCACGGATTGCGGCGCGTCTGGGCTCGGCTGAAACGGGCTATCCCGCGCTGGACGATATGGCTGCCAGCCTGCATCTTTCATCACGCACGGTGATTCGTCGCCTGAAAGCTGAAGGGTGCACTTATCAGGATCTGCTGGATGAAAGCCGCAAGGCGCGGGCCGAATGGTGGCTGCGGACGACGCAGCTGGCGGTGGACGTGATTGCGGATCGACTCGGGTTTGTTGATACGTCCAATTTCAGCCGCACCTTCCGGCGCTGGTTTGGCATGACGCCGGGGGAGATGCGAAAGGGGGACGGATTGTCCCCCATGTCGTCTACCGCCAGTTCGACTGCACAACCGCGTGGTTAAGCCGCTTCCTGCACCTCATTTCGTCCAATCGCATACCAGTTCACCTTGCGGGTAAGCATCATCACGGCGGTGAGGGCGGCGAAGAGCAGCAGGGTGCCGCATAGCAGCGCGTAATCTTCCATGCACAGCAGCAGATAGAGGATGCCATAGAGGCCTGCCAGCATGCCTGCATGAATCAGACCCGCTCGACGGCTACCCAGTGCATGGCCGCCATATAAGCCATTCTGGATGACACAGGCAGACGCCGCGATCAGATACGCCAGCCAGAAGGGCAGTTGCTCGGCCAGCGAGAGCAGAAGCAGGAAGAAAATCGCCAGCGACATACCCACCAGACCATATTGCACCGGGTGGATGCTGATCTTGCGCATGATTTCATTGAGGAAAAACGCTGCAAAAGTCAGGATCATGAACAGGATGCCGTATTTGCTGGCGCGGTCGGTCTGCATGTAGACATCAACTGGCTCGAAGAGGCGGGTACGCAAGGCCACATCGCGGTATTGATCGCACTGACCGCTCATGCATTGCTCGAAGTGTTCGTTCATGCCGTTGGACATCCAGCTGGTTTTCCACTGCGCGTCGAATCCCTTGGCCGAAAACACCCGCACGTCCGGCAAGTAGCGGCCGACAAAACTCGGGCTGCGCCAGTCCGATTTCAAATGCAGATCGGAATTACGACCCAGTGGTACGACGGAGAGTTCGTCCATGCCTTCCAGGGGCAGGCGGACCTGAAAATGAATGGTGCGCGCATCGCCATCATGTTCGGGCAAATCGATATGGATACCCGTCGCGATCTTCTTCATCTTGCTGCCGGGCTCGAAGGTGTGATCTATGCCATTCCAGGTCAGAACGGGAATTTCCTTGATACCGCGCATATCGCTGATCCCCAGCGCGACAAACGGCTTGCCCCAGATAATGTTCGGGTCTTTGCGTTCGGCACGGGTATCGGGCAGCGTGATGTCGCCACTCAGGGTCAGGTCGGCGTGGTAGAGCAGGGCCTGATACATATCGCGCTTGCGGGTGTAGGTACGAATATCGCCGTCTGCTGACAATTGATCCGGCAGGACGCGATACTCCCGCTCTTCCCAGTGATAGGTCTGGACGCCATGTTCATCCGGTGCATTCATCACTTTCTTGCGAAACGGCAGCACCCATACCAGCCCCTCCACCCGTTGCATGCCGGCGGCACCATCGGCGATGGAAGATAGCGCTTCAGTCTTATAGGCTCGTCGGGAAGCCACCATGCCTTCGACCATGCCAAGCGCAATCATTAGCACCAGCATAACCACCCCGATGGCAATAAATTTGAATGTCAGATGCTTGGACACACGTCACTCCTCTGTGTTGTTCGTTGGAATGACGCAAGTGTGACAAGCCAGATTGAAGAATCTGTGCGCTGAATATGAAGTTGTGTGAAGTGCGCGGTGGCTCGCCAGTCAAACTTAGTCTGCCAGCGTGAGCTCGGCGACCGCCCCACCGTCTGGCGCGTTTACCACGCGAATGTGCCCGCCATGCAGACTGGCAACTTCGCGTACGAATGGGAGACCCAGCCCGGTTGATTTCGGGCGATGGTCGGGGCGCGGCAGGGAATAGAAGCGCTCGAAAATGCGGTCGCGGGCAAAATCGGGCACGCCGGGACCATGATCGCGGATGGTGAGTTGCACATTTTTCTCGTCACGAATGAGACTGATATCGATCAGACCCTTCTCTGGCGAAAAATCGATGGCGTTATCGAGCAGATTGCCTATGGCCTGACTGAGCAGAAACGCATCTCCCCGCATGAGGAGGGATGATTCGGAATCAAGGGAGATGACGATGTTGCGCGGGGAGGCGATCGCCTCCCGGTTGCGGATAACATCCCGAACAAGGGGCACCAGATCGACAGTCTCCGGGTGCGCCAGCGTGCGCATGCCCTCCAGCTTGGCCAGATCCAGCAGGCGCTCGATGATACGGGTCATGCGGTCAGATTGCGCGGCGATATTGCCAAGAAAGCGCTGGCGCTCGGCCTCGGGCATCTGCTCGTTGATCAGTTCTGCTGCGCCCTTGATCGCGGCCAGCGGGCTTTTTAATTCATGTGTGAGCGCATGAACGTATTCCTCGGCATAGCGTTTTCCTTCCAGCTCTTCGCGCATGTGCTCGATGGATTGGCCGAGCAGGGCGACCTCGCCGCTGCCATGCAAGGGGGGCAGGGTAACATTACGTTCGCCGCGCGAGACAGCTGCCGTATAGTCCACCAGCCGGTGCAGCGTGCGGGTCAGCCACCACGAGAGCAACAGCCCTGCCAGCAGGCTGAGGGCCAGCGCCGCTTGCCCTGCGCGAGTCAAGCCACGATACGCCTGCACAAAATAGGGTTCGACCGATCCCGCCGGCTTGGCAACAGTGACCACGCCGATGATCTTGCCATTGTCCAGAACAGGGGCCGCAACATGGAGAACGGCGTCGCCGGTGTTGGGGTCTTGTGTGGCCCGTGCGCCGTAGCGGCCGTGCAGCGTCAGGTAGACATCATTCCAGCGGGAATAATCCTGACCGGTTGCTTCCACGCTGGAATCAAACAATACGATGCCGCGCGCATC from Burkholderiaceae bacterium DAT-1 harbors:
- a CDS encoding lipase chaperone; its protein translation is MRWAALAVSSAAAGGLIIWMVRPDANASAPVATLSPAPQHVAAGGSLFGTRMDGYIRSEEGELVLSPELLRRFEYFLSQSGEKSLGQIRSEIEASLDQDLALSAAKQAKELLGRYLSFREALKGIKLSADQSGQSLSALQTRLQRYRDTRKQFFSEKEIAALFGSNDREDDLALQRVALRNDSRLSDAEKRAREAALDATLSVAERQQRDASISHLSLASAVDSARAKGASTAQIFEIRAQTVGAEAAQRLAELDREESAWQARIESYTQARQHVLQSASTVNADTALQQLRDRMFSKEEQLRLPAFEH
- a CDS encoding DUF4124 domain-containing protein — translated: MLKYLLLMACLSSAYADTIYRCTEKGKVTLQQTPCPVTSKEKTVNLVPNVIDRREGRMNDRATAERVERQQFVQAQARAQYEDDPWERDRRERERKAQSIECGNAKRTVEHYRATNKISRNSREWEGAMNACWRDCGIYC
- a CDS encoding triacylglycerol lipase translates to MTRTIRRLGSVLLCFALSIPSFAAGYTQTKYPIVLVHGLFGFDKALGVDYFNGVASALQKDGARVFIADVSAVNGNAVRGEQLLSQVKQILAITGAQKVNLIGHSQGAPTSRYVAAVAPQLVASVSTVGGVNKGSKFADVVAGTLPNGSISNSVASSIANAFGSLVALVSGHSGLPQDAKAALYDLSTPGMNAFNAKYPAGVPTTACGQGAAVANGVRYYSWSGSSTLTHLLDASDALLVTTGLAFGGEANDGLVSACATHLGTVIRDNYTMNHADEINQLFGLVSWFETSPVTLFRQHANRLQQAGV
- a CDS encoding GNAT family N-acetyltransferase, whose product is MQFSQLPDIRTEHVYLRPIRESDLQDWFDYLTVPGFLDHTSRVLKAVSELVHAIYDPASHAADTQIGSIGFHSVQPAHCTAELAYDLSRKAWGKRTLAQLIPPLLDWVHSEVGIIQVQTHAHVDNTRSIHVLERAGFIHEGTLHCLRMVRGQPSDFQLYAHVRTET
- a CDS encoding malonyl-CoA synthase, translated to MSNANLFDLFATRFPKEANAPCLYLPDGSIWTYDDLNRTAARLANLLIQLGLQPGDRVAVQVDKTAEALALYLASLRAGTVFLPINPAYQRHELDYFLNDATPGLFVCAPEQLALATELAQGAGTPHVLTLDDTGHGSLMDAAADLPDTFATIPRNKDDLAAILYTSGTTGRSKGAMLTHGNLAANVTTLHTAWHFQPNDVLLHMLPIFHIHGLFVACHCMLLNGSSMYFEPKFDPKRAIELLPKSTVFMGVPTYYTRLLANEAFTREIAASIRLFISGSAPLLKETFTQFTERTGHTILERYGMSEGGMFTSNPYLGERRGGTVGQPLPCTQVRVFNDDGLPCATGEVGHIQVKGDNVFAGYWRMPEKTREEFTADGWFKTGDMGSWSDDGYLSISGRSKDLIITGGLNVYPKEIEELIDALPGVVESAVIGLPHADFGEAVTAVVVRDTSAAGAALSPADIIATLKATLANFKVPKAVHLVDDLPRNTMGKVQKNVLRQQFGG
- a CDS encoding DUF962 domain-containing protein, producing MKTLDAHLANYAAYHRDTRNIATHFVGIPMIVVSVAILLSKLTVLIVGWRFSAAAVVAAGASLFYLNLNRPIGILMSILMALSVWAGYAAAAQDTQTWLMLGVGGFVVGWIIQFVGHVFEGRKPAFVDDLTGLIIGPLFVACEALFMLGMCLELKAQIEAVVGPTRSGKISKPA
- a CDS encoding SRPBCC family protein; the encoded protein is MKVSVFADINSTPAELFHLSQDYQRRLEWDVYLSEAYLLGDAIEANVGVDSFCKGTSGAVMISRYVSFTPPSVAAVTMIKGPLILDRFSGSWSFKSCEGGTRVTFTYNFRTRPAWLRSIIEPCVAWLYRRDMARRLLAFKRWVETKSGEAK
- a CDS encoding alkane 1-monooxygenase, which encodes MDMHLTPADLPYRDRKKWVWLASLAVPATVGAGPLLYLQFHAAWMLWLPLLVMYGVVPMLDWLLGEDRSNPPESAVPALEQVAYYRYITFALVPILGAAWAFSLWFLGTQTLPLHGVIAVIIIAGGIGGFAINLAHEMGHKRPAHERGLAQLVLAPFAYGHFVIEHNRGHHKHVSTPEDSASSRMGESIYRFALRELPGGLMRGWKLEWARCRQAGLAPLSLHNELIITSLITLALWTGMIVWLGTAILPMLLGIAVWAWFQLTSANYIEHYGLLRRKQDNGQYERCQPHHSWNSNHIFSNWALFHLQRHSDHHAHPMRRYQSLRHFDNLPTLPNGYFGMFVIAYLPPLWFHVMNPRLIKAVGGDASRIHFQPGKEAGLRVRYRLA
- a CDS encoding flavin reductase family protein — its product is MSCFVPVALAHASRLINHGPTVLVTTAHNGRRNIMAAAWSMPVEFTPPRIAIVIDKRTLTKEMIAASGVFAVCIPGVAQAKLTYAVGTCSGRDVDKFAHYAIDAATGPVTGVPVLELGCSAWMECRLIPEAHTEQAYDTCFAEVVSAAADPCIFCEGHWNVDERNGDLHTIHHVGAGKFVSGGGMFGVGANNV
- a CDS encoding Crp/Fnr family transcriptional regulator — encoded protein: MTQSHSAQTFAPLLRTGSWFASLPDTLQSALLALAQVRQLAAGETLFVRGDAPDGLYCVVDGCIRVSGLTESGNEALLAMLDAPQWFGEIALFDRNVRTHDARAEVASVLLHVPQNQLEALLDAHPHFWRHMGRLLTQRLRILFGAVEDLLLLEPTERVARRLASMATGYGALDGASKRMVRVSQEQLGTMLALSRQTVNQALKTLESTGAIRRSRGEIEIVDMYALQSQSR